Proteins encoded in a region of the Buteo buteo chromosome 11, bButBut1.hap1.1, whole genome shotgun sequence genome:
- the FAM222A gene encoding protein FAM222A, whose amino-acid sequence MLACLQRTQNPPAQHLACPNKALEPRKCETVAPMHSPRYPSPAELDAYAQKVANSPLTIKIFPTNIRVPQHKHLNRTVNGYDTTGQRYSPYPLHAGGYQGLLAIVKASGKSVVKNSEGKRTKLSPAQVGVAPYPVSSTLAQGPSCAGQLSYHGSQKQLEGPVPPNVTVAASVLPLAGRSLALPPSNLPSIQSIIYQINQQCQAQGAQPGCPAVVAANPSPAKHGAFPGAAAYAGAVLPECRKGTELALGSNPAAALGPKAGVYPEGMDYLVWQQKQQQQHLRMYSGGSGGGGALSKSPETCAGASRPYALGGAAEKVSSSPLNCMHGNFSVGQYFAPPWNSILVTPNSDCYNPPELGAGPRELGVPPAEGLPSKTLCNTSILSSSLQSLEYLINDIHPPCIKEQMLGKGYETVSVPRLLDHQHAHIRLPVYR is encoded by the coding sequence GTGAGACGGTGGCACCCATGCATTCCCCGCGCTACCCCAGCCCTGCCGAGCTGGACGCCTACGCACAGAAGGTGGCCAACAGCCCGCTGACCATCAAGATCTTCCCCACCAACATCAGGGTCCCCCAGCACAAGCACCTTAACCGGACGGTCAATGGCTACGACACGACGGGGCAGCGCTACAGCCCCTACCCCCTGCACGCCGGCGGCTACCAGGGTCTCCTGGCCATCGTCAAAGCCTCCGGTAAAAGCGTGGTGAAGAACTCGGAGGGGAAGCGGACTAAGCTTTCGCCCGCCCAGGTCGGCGTCGCTCCCTACCCCGTGTCAAGCACTTTAGCTCAAGGTCCCTCCTGCGCCGGGCAGCTGAGCTACCACGGCagccagaagcagctggagggTCCCGTGCCCCCCAACGTGACGGTGGCGGCCTCCGTGCTGCCGCTGGCGGGCAGGAGCCTGGCCCTGCCGCCGTCCAACCTGCCCTCCATCCAGAGCATCATCTACCAGATCAATCAGCAGTGTCAGGCGCAGGGCGCCCAGCCGGGCTGCCCGGCCGTGGTGGCCGCCAACCCCAGCCCGGCCAAGCACGGCGCCTTCCCCGGCGCCGCCGCGTACGCCGGCGCCGTCCTGCCGGAGTGCCGCAAGGGCACCGAGCTGGCGCTGGGCTCCAACCCGGCCGCGGCCCTGGGACCCAAGGCGGGCGTCTACCCCGAGGGCATGGACTACCTGGtctggcagcagaagcagcagcagcagcacctgcgAATGTACAgcgggggcagcggcggcgggggggcccTCAGCAAGTCCCCCGAGACGTGCGCGGGGGCGTCGCGCCCCTACGCCCTGGGCGGCGCAGCCGAGAAGGTGAGCTCGTCCCCCTTGAACTGCATGCACGGCAACTTCTCGGTGGGGCAGTACTTCGCCCCTCCCTGGAACAGCATCTTGGTGACCCCCAACAGCGACTGTTACAACCCGCCGGAGCTGGGGGCCGGGCCCCGCGAGCTGGGGGTGCCCCCCGCCGAGGGGCTGCCCAGCAAGACGCTCTGCAATACCTCcatcctcagcagcagcctccagTCCCTGGAGTATCTCATCAACGACATCCACCCGCCCTGCATCAAGGAGCAGATGCTGGGCAAGGGCTACGAGACCGTGTCTGTGCCAAGGCTCTTGGACCACCAGCACGCCCACATCCGCCTGCCCGTCTACAGATAA